Proteins from a genomic interval of Flammeovirgaceae bacterium SG7u.111:
- the dnaX gene encoding DNA polymerase III subunit gamma/tau, with amino-acid sequence MENFVVSARKYRPVSFEDVVGQSHITTTLQNAIESNHLAQAFLFCGPRGVGKTTCARILARKINHEEQTEETVLDQSNSFNIYELDAASNNSVEDIRNLVDQVRYPPQSGKYKVYIIDEVHMLSNAAFNAFLKTLEEPPPYAIFILATTEKHKVIPTILSRCQIFDFNRISVQDIADHLARIAQKEGITAEPEALFLIAQKADGALRDALSLFDMIVTFSTDKNVTYKGTLENLNILDYDYFFKITEALMGEDLTQAWSIFDEILRKGFDGHLFITGLCEHLRNLMVCKDPETSKLLEVADNVREQYKKQAVDAKLSFLMTALNIGSQCDLNYKSSKNQRLHVEVALMKMSHINNAIKLAAEMQGKKKIA; translated from the coding sequence ATGGAAAATTTTGTAGTATCGGCTAGGAAGTACCGTCCCGTGTCTTTTGAAGATGTGGTAGGGCAGTCGCATATCACTACCACACTGCAAAATGCGATCGAGAGCAACCACTTGGCGCAAGCGTTTCTTTTTTGCGGGCCAAGGGGCGTGGGCAAGACTACTTGTGCACGGATTCTTGCACGGAAGATCAACCACGAAGAGCAGACCGAAGAAACGGTGCTCGATCAGTCCAACTCATTTAATATCTATGAACTTGATGCCGCATCTAACAACTCTGTCGAAGATATTCGGAACTTAGTTGACCAAGTGCGCTACCCGCCTCAGTCGGGCAAGTACAAGGTGTATATTATAGATGAGGTGCACATGCTTTCCAATGCGGCCTTCAATGCGTTTTTGAAGACGCTGGAGGAGCCGCCGCCGTATGCCATTTTCATTTTGGCGACTACGGAAAAGCACAAGGTGATTCCTACGATTTTGTCGCGTTGCCAGATTTTCGATTTCAACCGAATCTCTGTACAGGACATAGCCGACCACTTGGCACGGATTGCCCAAAAAGAGGGCATTACTGCCGAGCCTGAGGCGTTGTTCCTCATTGCCCAAAAAGCCGACGGTGCGCTTCGTGATGCGCTTTCGCTTTTTGATATGATTGTGACGTTTTCTACCGACAAGAATGTGACCTACAAAGGCACGCTGGAAAACCTCAACATCCTCGATTACGATTACTTTTTCAAGATCACCGAAGCGCTGATGGGCGAAGACCTTACGCAGGCATGGTCGATTTTTGATGAGATTCTCCGCAAGGGCTTTGACGGGCACTTGTTCATTACGGGCTTGTGCGAGCACTTGCGCAACCTGATGGTCTGCAAAGACCCTGAAACGAGCAAGCTGCTGGAAGTTGCCGACAATGTGCGGGAACAATACAAAAAGCAAGCAGTCGATGCCAAGCTTTCCTTCCTGATGACTGCCCTCAACATAGGTAGCCAATGCGACCTGAACTACAAAAGCAGCAAAAACCAACGGCTCCATGTGGAGGTGGCGCTCATGAAGATGAGCCACATCAACAATGCGATAAAGTTGGCTGCGGAGATGCAGGGTAAAAAAAAAATAGCGTAG
- a CDS encoding cytochrome c peroxidase, protein MKTARLLLFCSTLFFGLAIFNACQQDVNPSTGETEFYLPTPYEFPDMDYFPRNLNIPSDNPMTVEGVKLGRYLFYDGRLSGRTHPDSLMSCSSCHNQEKGFDFAPVEADQVYPKGLPSATYPEGKQTSHTGMALVNLVYNHKGYLWNGFVHEDNELLGSSSYQVPADSSFHYQNIESLVWMSIAAPHEMNGSIEQTVKTIAGIDSYKPMFRDAFGSEEVNIDRISKAIAQFVRSIVSYRSKFHQYMREEAELTALETRGMELFFSEEGDCFHCHGGSVLMTTNLFYNNAKDKSFFDSKDRFAITADVKDKGAYRAPSLINAAVRSPYMHDGRYTSLDEVIDFYSDGLVDTQNAHPLMKQVKRGGVRLNKDDKVALKAFVLSLTDYDLLSDPQYSRPEDLRDGSKSN, encoded by the coding sequence ATGAAAACTGCTAGATTGTTACTTTTTTGTTCAACGTTGTTTTTTGGGTTGGCGATATTCAATGCTTGCCAACAAGATGTGAACCCAAGCACTGGGGAAACGGAGTTTTATTTGCCCACTCCCTATGAGTTTCCCGATATGGATTATTTCCCTCGTAACTTGAACATTCCTTCCGATAACCCGATGACGGTAGAAGGAGTGAAGCTGGGGAGGTATCTATTCTACGATGGTCGCCTTTCGGGCAGGACGCACCCCGACTCGCTCATGAGCTGTAGTTCATGCCACAATCAGGAAAAAGGCTTCGATTTTGCCCCAGTAGAGGCTGATCAGGTTTATCCAAAAGGACTGCCTTCGGCAACGTACCCCGAAGGAAAGCAGACTTCGCACACAGGGATGGCTCTGGTAAACTTGGTCTATAACCATAAAGGGTATTTGTGGAACGGGTTTGTGCATGAAGACAATGAATTGCTAGGTTCGTCCAGTTATCAAGTTCCGGCGGACAGTAGTTTTCATTATCAAAACATAGAATCTTTGGTGTGGATGAGCATAGCTGCGCCTCACGAAATGAACGGGAGCATAGAGCAAACGGTAAAAACCATTGCAGGGATTGATAGCTACAAGCCTATGTTCCGAGATGCTTTTGGAAGTGAAGAGGTCAATATCGATAGGATAAGCAAGGCGATTGCCCAGTTTGTGCGGAGCATCGTTTCGTACCGAAGTAAGTTCCATCAGTACATGCGGGAAGAAGCCGAACTTACTGCTTTGGAAACAAGGGGAATGGAATTGTTTTTTTCAGAAGAGGGTGATTGCTTTCACTGTCATGGCGGTTCGGTACTGATGACCACCAATCTGTTTTACAACAATGCTAAAGATAAATCATTTTTCGACTCCAAAGACCGCTTTGCCATTACGGCTGATGTGAAAGACAAAGGAGCTTACCGAGCACCATCGCTCATTAATGCTGCTGTGCGAAGCCCCTACATGCACGATGGCCGCTACACATCGCTAGATGAAGTAATAGATTTTTATTCGGATGGATTGGTGGATACACAAAATGCGCACCCACTCATGAAGCAGGTGAAAAGAGGTGGTGTTAGGTTAAATAAGGATGATAAAGTGGCCCTGAAAGCATTTGTATTGAGCCTGACGGATTATGATCTGCTCTCCGATCCGCAATACAGCCGACCTGAAGATTTGAGAGATGGAAGTAAGTCAAATTGA
- a CDS encoding MbnP family protein, whose amino-acid sequence MFSFKNCSIALFILFPLLFCMQCAQVKQEVAKQEMGVVLEFEHWVEGKPLVVDTLMYINAAGNRYEVNEIQWFISDVQLVKESGEELRLDSKGFSHYVDTDIPESLSWEIADELPEGNYTAIAFTFGLRGEKNKPYQFTDPPESDMLWPMHLGGKEGGYHYMKLNGFWENASQERDAFNLHLGVGQRRNGQGEVIGFVQNWFEVTLPLEGFQFEKEKNNSITLVMNVDKWFENPTIYDLDQIGGKIMQNQEAMGLACENGKDVFSILPPMAF is encoded by the coding sequence ATGTTTTCATTTAAAAATTGTTCGATTGCCTTATTTATATTATTCCCCCTTCTATTCTGCATGCAATGCGCCCAAGTGAAGCAAGAGGTTGCCAAGCAAGAAATGGGGGTGGTTTTAGAATTTGAGCACTGGGTAGAGGGAAAGCCGCTGGTGGTAGATACGTTGATGTATATCAATGCAGCTGGAAATCGCTACGAAGTAAATGAGATTCAGTGGTTTATTTCAGATGTACAATTGGTGAAGGAAAGTGGGGAGGAGCTTCGGCTAGATTCAAAAGGCTTTTCCCATTACGTAGATACGGATATTCCAGAAAGCCTAAGCTGGGAAATTGCCGATGAGTTACCTGAAGGGAATTATACTGCTATTGCTTTTACTTTTGGTTTGAGGGGTGAAAAAAACAAGCCTTACCAGTTTACCGACCCACCCGAAAGCGACATGCTCTGGCCCATGCATTTGGGAGGTAAAGAGGGCGGCTATCATTACATGAAGCTCAATGGCTTTTGGGAAAATGCCAGCCAAGAGCGAGATGCTTTCAACTTGCATTTGGGAGTGGGGCAGAGGAGGAATGGACAAGGAGAAGTCATTGGTTTTGTCCAAAATTGGTTTGAAGTCACGCTTCCTTTGGAGGGATTCCAGTTTGAAAAAGAGAAAAATAATTCGATCACGCTAGTGATGAATGTAGATAAATGGTTTGAAAATCCTACTATCTATGATCTGGACCAAATAGGGGGCAAGATCATGCAAAACCAAGAAGCGATGGGCTTGGCTTGCGAAAATGGAAAAGATGTTTTTTCCATCTTGCCTCCAATGGCCTTCTGA
- a CDS encoding glycogen debranching enzyme N-terminal domain-containing protein, with amino-acid sequence MNLTVNQKVLRDFNRATESEWVESNGLGGWTSSTVTGANRRRYHGLLVAAVPGFDEPLNMLSKLDETIVMGDKRIELASNKYLNAVYPNGHLFMQQFKRSLFPSLTYKVGDITLKKTFAAISGENTVVIIYEVLEAPNSFTMELCPLIGARDVSELRNAADTMSPVADFKLGQLEYHASDQVPGLFVNVPGASFKHKPDWYYQFEYLEGEPGQEGNCEDLFTPGSFSLNLAPGEKLGITVSLENVAFQNAFSLMEKERARRQVLTTSLNYDDEFMEQLVLAGDQFIVYAGKNQRNILSGYHWSGETARDSLMALPGLCLASGRYGDAKNILSYWAQKIEEDFLSRKQGVDATLAIDAPLWLFNAAYEYCKFTGDIDFVRKEIMHVMRKVIEWFRAGVHSGLRVDMDGLVTASVVKSGMSCLSYDDKETRSGKLVEINALWYNALKAYSYLLDLTNKNQSSGTYRSMAGEVKKSFVKTFWNTSEDYLYDSVEGEDKDERFRVGQLLAIALPFPVLEGLKARKIYKHINGRLYTSAGLMSGFNASQWDEDLPKVALTWLLGLYIDATVRLDEERGEYHAREVFRSFEPHLGEHCLGSVSDVFEYNEKVMPARKVASARAIGELLRAGVGNEVFKKKKKVELVQEETPKGFFDRESDEEGMRFSNPFSRISAFRNSSSSRVKLFKSYSWS; translated from the coding sequence ATGAATTTAACTGTTAACCAAAAAGTTTTAAGAGATTTCAACCGTGCTACAGAATCTGAGTGGGTTGAAAGCAACGGTCTTGGAGGCTGGACTAGCTCCACTGTGACCGGGGCAAACAGAAGAAGGTACCACGGACTGCTAGTTGCGGCAGTGCCTGGTTTCGATGAACCCTTGAACATGCTATCGAAGCTTGATGAAACGATAGTGATGGGTGATAAACGGATAGAGCTTGCTTCCAACAAGTACCTCAATGCAGTTTATCCAAATGGGCATCTGTTTATGCAACAATTTAAGCGGAGCTTGTTCCCTTCGCTTACCTACAAGGTTGGAGATATCACGCTTAAGAAAACATTTGCCGCTATTTCTGGGGAAAACACGGTGGTGATTATCTATGAAGTACTCGAAGCTCCAAATAGCTTTACCATGGAGCTTTGCCCGCTCATAGGGGCAAGGGACGTGAGCGAGTTGCGAAATGCTGCTGATACAATGAGCCCAGTAGCCGATTTTAAGCTTGGACAGCTAGAGTATCATGCCAGTGACCAAGTGCCAGGTTTGTTTGTGAATGTGCCTGGGGCTTCTTTTAAACATAAGCCCGATTGGTATTATCAGTTTGAATACCTTGAAGGTGAGCCTGGGCAAGAAGGGAACTGTGAAGACCTGTTCACACCGGGAAGTTTTAGTTTGAACCTAGCTCCAGGAGAGAAACTTGGAATTACAGTTTCTTTAGAAAATGTTGCTTTTCAAAATGCATTTTCTTTGATGGAAAAAGAACGGGCAAGAAGACAAGTGCTGACCACAAGCCTCAATTACGATGACGAATTTATGGAGCAGCTTGTGTTAGCTGGAGACCAGTTTATAGTGTATGCTGGCAAAAATCAACGGAATATTCTTTCTGGCTACCATTGGTCTGGAGAAACGGCGAGAGACTCGTTAATGGCGCTTCCCGGTCTGTGCTTAGCTTCGGGTCGCTACGGAGATGCCAAAAACATACTGAGCTATTGGGCTCAAAAAATAGAAGAGGATTTTTTGAGCAGGAAACAAGGCGTAGATGCTACCTTGGCTATAGATGCCCCCTTGTGGCTGTTTAACGCTGCATATGAGTATTGCAAGTTTACGGGCGATATAGATTTTGTGCGCAAGGAGATAATGCACGTTATGCGCAAGGTGATAGAATGGTTTAGGGCCGGGGTTCATTCGGGCTTGAGGGTAGATATGGACGGGCTGGTAACAGCCAGCGTGGTAAAGAGCGGTATGAGCTGTTTGAGCTACGACGACAAGGAAACAAGAAGTGGGAAGTTGGTAGAGATAAATGCTCTCTGGTATAATGCACTCAAGGCATATAGCTATTTGCTTGATCTTACCAATAAGAACCAAAGCTCGGGTACGTACCGGAGTATGGCTGGTGAGGTGAAGAAAAGTTTTGTAAAAACATTCTGGAATACTTCGGAAGATTACCTTTACGATTCGGTAGAGGGAGAAGATAAGGACGAAAGGTTTAGGGTGGGTCAGCTATTGGCTATCGCATTGCCATTTCCTGTGCTAGAAGGGCTGAAAGCTCGAAAAATTTATAAACACATTAACGGTAGACTTTATACAAGTGCAGGGCTAATGTCGGGATTCAATGCGTCGCAATGGGACGAAGACCTGCCCAAAGTAGCTCTCACATGGTTGTTGGGCTTGTACATAGATGCTACCGTAAGGCTAGACGAAGAGCGGGGCGAGTACCATGCCAGAGAGGTTTTCAGATCGTTTGAACCACATCTTGGCGAGCATTGCCTCGGGAGTGTATCGGATGTATTTGAATACAACGAGAAGGTGATGCCTGCCAGAAAGGTAGCAAGTGCTAGGGCAATTGGAGAATTGCTAAGAGCGGGAGTGGGCAATGAGGTGTTCAAGAAAAAGAAAAAAGTAGAGCTTGTTCAAGAAGAAACCCCAAAAGGTTTTTTTGATAGAGAGTCAGATGAAGAAGGAATGAGGTTTTCCAATCCATTTTCAAGAATCTCAGCTTTCAGGAACAGTAGTTCCTCTAGGGTTAAGCTTTTCAAGTCTTATAGCTGGAGCTAA
- a CDS encoding IS5 family transposase translates to METGYTRLTSRQWQYIKEYLPVERKRKYDLRDVVDSILYCMRSGQQWRSLSGEGRPPWNVVYYYFRKWQGDNTLFRLNAALNQLERKRKGKKATPSMLSIDSQSVKCAPFIGQDTGLDGNKKVNGRKRHVITDTLGLVWGVVATGANEHDGTIGQRVVEPLLGYLHRMEKILADQAYKKKFTGWVEDNIRGVEVEISSCPPTPRGFVPIKWRWVTERTFGTFNFFRRLSKDYEKTTKSQEAWVLWQNCQIILNRIKKMPI, encoded by the coding sequence ATGGAAACAGGATATACCCGCTTGACCTCCCGGCAATGGCAATATATAAAAGAATATCTTCCCGTGGAAAGGAAACGCAAATATGACCTCAGGGACGTGGTGGACTCGATCTTGTACTGCATGCGCAGCGGACAGCAGTGGCGCAGCCTCTCGGGCGAGGGACGCCCTCCTTGGAATGTGGTATACTATTATTTCCGCAAGTGGCAGGGGGACAACACGCTTTTTCGGCTGAACGCGGCACTCAACCAACTAGAGCGCAAGAGGAAGGGCAAGAAGGCGACCCCGAGCATGCTTTCCATTGATAGCCAGTCGGTAAAGTGCGCGCCTTTTATCGGGCAGGACACGGGGCTGGACGGCAACAAGAAGGTGAACGGGAGAAAAAGGCACGTCATCACCGATACGCTCGGGCTGGTATGGGGAGTGGTCGCCACTGGCGCCAACGAGCATGACGGCACGATAGGGCAACGGGTGGTGGAGCCCCTCTTGGGCTACCTGCACAGGATGGAAAAGATCCTGGCAGACCAGGCCTATAAAAAGAAGTTCACCGGATGGGTAGAGGACAACATAAGGGGCGTAGAGGTCGAGATATCCTCTTGTCCCCCAACCCCCAGGGGCTTTGTGCCCATCAAGTGGAGATGGGTCACCGAGAGGACATTCGGCACGTTCAATTTCTTCCGGAGGCTGTCCAAAGACTATGAAAAAACTACCAAAAGCCAAGAAGCTTGGGTTTTATGGCAAAACTGCCAAATAATACTTAATAGGATCAAAAAAATGCCTATTTAA
- a CDS encoding PhoH family protein, with the protein MPRKKKAHPKIFVLDTSVILYDHASVTNFEENDIAIPISVLEELDHFKKGNDTLNFNAREFTRFMDGVSDKETLHEWVSLGKKGTGKIKVIMEEKSKPDACELFGANKADHRILNVAIGLSNKYSDRKVILVSKDINLRIKAKSLDLTAADYETGKIRDVSELYSGKLLVENATTDAVDTLYQAGTCESKDFPFVHPPEVNQYFIIKNTSSSALAYFNPDSKLIERVEKRNAYGIKPRNAEQVFALHALLNPAVKLVTLQGVAGTGKTLLALAAAVEQRTEFHQIFLARPIVPLSNKDIGFLPGDIKSKINPYMEPLYDNLKFIRNQFREGDKEYKRINEMLENDKLVITPLAYIRGRSLSNIFFIVDEAQNLTPHEVKTIISRAGENTKIVFTGDIYQIDTPYLDTQSNGLSYLIDRIHGHPLAAHVKLEKGERSELANLANELL; encoded by the coding sequence ATGCCTAGAAAGAAAAAAGCACACCCAAAGATTTTTGTGCTAGACACCTCGGTTATCCTGTATGACCACGCTTCGGTTACGAACTTCGAAGAAAATGATATTGCCATCCCCATTTCTGTATTAGAAGAATTAGATCACTTCAAAAAGGGGAACGATACCTTGAATTTTAATGCCCGTGAGTTTACCCGGTTCATGGATGGGGTTTCAGATAAAGAAACGTTGCACGAATGGGTGTCATTGGGCAAGAAGGGTACGGGGAAAATTAAGGTGATTATGGAAGAAAAGAGCAAGCCTGACGCTTGTGAGCTTTTTGGGGCAAACAAAGCCGATCACCGAATATTAAATGTAGCCATTGGCCTATCCAATAAATATTCTGACAGGAAGGTGATTCTGGTAAGTAAAGACATCAACTTACGAATAAAAGCCAAATCGCTAGACTTAACCGCAGCGGACTATGAAACAGGAAAGATCAGGGATGTAAGTGAACTGTATTCAGGAAAGCTTTTGGTTGAAAATGCAACTACCGATGCGGTAGATACACTGTATCAGGCAGGGACTTGCGAATCAAAAGATTTTCCATTTGTACATCCTCCAGAGGTCAATCAGTATTTTATCATCAAAAATACAAGCTCCTCGGCGTTGGCTTATTTTAACCCAGATTCAAAGCTGATAGAGCGGGTGGAAAAGCGAAATGCTTATGGGATAAAGCCTCGAAATGCAGAGCAGGTATTCGCCCTCCATGCGCTGCTAAACCCCGCAGTGAAGTTGGTAACGTTGCAAGGTGTAGCCGGAACGGGAAAAACTCTTTTGGCGCTGGCTGCTGCAGTGGAACAAAGAACCGAGTTCCATCAAATCTTTTTGGCAAGACCTATTGTTCCACTCAGTAATAAGGATATCGGTTTTTTGCCCGGCGATATAAAATCGAAGATCAATCCTTATATGGAGCCGCTTTACGATAACCTAAAGTTTATTCGAAATCAGTTTAGAGAAGGGGATAAGGAGTATAAGCGCATCAACGAGATGCTTGAAAATGACAAGTTGGTGATTACGCCGCTTGCCTACATCCGTGGGCGGAGTTTGTCCAATATTTTTTTCATAGTAGATGAGGCACAAAACCTCACGCCTCACGAGGTGAAAACCATTATCAGTAGGGCAGGGGAAAATACCAAGATTGTTTTTACGGGGGACATCTACCAAATAGACACCCCTTACCTCGATACCCAAAGTAATGGCTTGTCCTACCTTATCGATAGGATTCATGGGCATCCGTTGGCAGCGCATGTGAAGCTGGAAAAAGGAGAACGTTCCGAGCTAGCCAACTTAGCCAATGAGCTTTTATAG
- a CDS encoding glycosyltransferase, giving the protein MENSLPFVSILIAARNESENILACLRAMEKLDYPKGMFDVWIGNDASEDDTFSKVQMYVEGKPGFHLVDIHEQLGKAKGKANVLAQLAKKAKGEFFLFTDADVEVPASWATDMVNVAQKGYGVVTGFTMIRSNMLWGKLQAVDWLYAQQMIKIVSDLGLPVTSMGNNMLLSRKAYFAVGGYESLPFSIIEDYAMFKAVVGKGFRFKNIMQTGVMAFTQPIEGLLSLLHQRKRWMKGAMKLPFYMLVVLFLQALYFPAILFFSFVNFELALLVFILKTGIQALVIGSGLVRFGQWRNMVALLFYEPYVMVLSFLMVIFYFLPIKVIWKGRVYER; this is encoded by the coding sequence TTGGAGAACTCCCTTCCTTTTGTAAGTATTTTGATAGCTGCCCGAAATGAATCGGAGAATATACTTGCCTGCCTTAGGGCGATGGAAAAACTGGATTATCCGAAAGGAATGTTTGATGTATGGATAGGGAACGATGCTTCTGAGGACGATACTTTTAGCAAGGTGCAGATGTATGTAGAAGGAAAACCTGGGTTCCATTTGGTTGATATTCATGAGCAACTTGGCAAGGCAAAAGGGAAGGCAAATGTGCTTGCCCAATTGGCTAAGAAAGCAAAGGGAGAGTTTTTCCTTTTTACCGATGCAGACGTAGAAGTGCCTGCAAGTTGGGCGACTGACATGGTAAATGTTGCCCAGAAAGGATATGGAGTGGTAACAGGTTTTACGATGATAAGGAGCAACATGCTGTGGGGAAAGTTGCAGGCGGTCGATTGGCTATATGCCCAGCAAATGATAAAAATCGTATCGGATTTGGGTCTGCCGGTTACTTCAATGGGGAACAATATGCTGCTGAGCCGTAAGGCATACTTTGCTGTAGGTGGCTACGAAAGCCTTCCATTTTCCATTATCGAAGATTATGCCATGTTCAAAGCAGTAGTGGGGAAAGGTTTTCGCTTCAAAAACATTATGCAAACTGGAGTGATGGCTTTTACACAACCTATTGAAGGTTTGCTTTCCTTGTTGCACCAGCGGAAGCGGTGGATGAAAGGAGCGATGAAGCTTCCATTTTATATGCTTGTTGTGCTTTTTCTCCAAGCGCTTTATTTTCCTGCCATTCTGTTTTTTTCATTTGTGAATTTTGAACTTGCTTTGCTTGTTTTTATACTGAAAACTGGCATACAAGCTTTGGTGATAGGGTCGGGGCTGGTTCGGTTTGGGCAGTGGAGAAATATGGTTGCCCTGCTCTTTTATGAGCCTTATGTGATGGTTTTGTCTTTCCTAATGGTCATTTTTTATTTTTTGCCAATAAAAGTAATATGGAAAGGTCGGGTGTACGAACGTTAG